The following proteins come from a genomic window of Polyangiaceae bacterium:
- a CDS encoding PAS domain S-box protein has protein sequence MTREDTSFDASQLGETILEALDHAGIGVTIIGERAGKLERLFINAAGARALGYAPDEINEIPPLNVLAPAERERIGAMVGTDERPPLLETEVIAKDGRRIPLEVGLANTERDGTRLIVAFLRDITRREEVQAALRQSEARFRHLAEAAPDVIVVISRGRFLYANPAAARALRLSSVEEFLRLEPKDFLPAEELGAMMARIRKVREGERLTPREYRGVRRDGSSIMLEISSLAVEFEGQPAVLAYGRDVTERKALQARLAQHDRLAAVGTLAAGIAHEVNNPMTYVLLHLEQLRRSLPSLVPEEHHERILGYVSEALEGGERVRVIVRDLLEFARPRGPERRLSDIADVCEAAIKLARPTVERHARLSTDLPRGIFARTNAAKLGQVVLNLLVNGSQAVAERGSEGEVRLRVYESESSVVIEVSDDGPGVPPEHLDQIFTPFFTTKGVGGGTGLGLAICHAIVESLGGTIAAENRAPRGARFRVELPVEVDSERAAPSVSERSPEPLSRLSIAIIDDEAAVARALERTLEHDHSVSVHLNPSEALDALSAGTVQFDLVLCDVLMPELRGDELYRRLCERHAHYQSRFVFMTGGALPPEAQELVSNKAITLLLKPFETQDLVEAIAKQLRRDRAARSRQAPPRGT, from the coding sequence GTGACCCGCGAAGACACGTCCTTCGACGCGAGCCAACTGGGGGAAACCATACTGGAGGCCCTCGATCACGCGGGCATCGGCGTCACCATCATTGGCGAGCGGGCGGGCAAGCTCGAACGCTTGTTCATCAACGCCGCGGGCGCCCGCGCGCTGGGCTACGCGCCGGACGAGATCAACGAGATCCCCCCGCTGAACGTGCTGGCGCCGGCAGAGCGCGAGCGCATTGGCGCGATGGTGGGCACGGACGAGCGCCCGCCGCTGCTGGAGACCGAGGTGATCGCCAAAGATGGCCGCCGGATCCCGCTGGAGGTGGGCCTCGCGAACACGGAACGCGACGGCACTCGGCTCATCGTCGCGTTTTTGCGGGACATCACCCGCCGCGAGGAAGTCCAAGCCGCTCTGCGACAATCCGAGGCGCGCTTTCGTCACCTGGCAGAAGCGGCGCCGGACGTCATCGTGGTGATCAGCCGCGGGCGGTTCCTGTACGCGAACCCCGCGGCCGCTCGCGCGCTGCGCCTGTCGTCCGTGGAGGAGTTTTTGCGGCTCGAGCCCAAGGATTTCCTACCTGCGGAGGAGCTCGGCGCCATGATGGCGCGCATCCGCAAGGTGCGTGAGGGCGAACGCCTCACTCCGCGGGAGTACCGCGGCGTGCGCCGGGACGGCAGCAGCATCATGCTCGAGATCTCGTCGCTGGCAGTGGAGTTCGAGGGACAACCGGCCGTCTTGGCCTACGGCCGTGACGTGACGGAGCGCAAGGCCCTGCAAGCTCGCTTGGCGCAGCACGACCGCCTGGCCGCCGTAGGCACCCTCGCCGCGGGCATCGCTCACGAGGTGAACAATCCCATGACCTACGTGCTGCTCCATCTCGAGCAGCTCCGTCGTTCACTTCCCAGCCTGGTCCCGGAGGAGCACCACGAGCGCATCCTCGGCTACGTGAGCGAAGCGCTGGAGGGCGGCGAGCGCGTGCGCGTCATCGTGCGGGATCTCCTCGAGTTCGCCCGCCCGCGCGGTCCCGAGCGGCGCTTGTCGGACATCGCCGACGTGTGCGAGGCGGCCATCAAGCTGGCGCGCCCGACGGTGGAGCGCCACGCACGCCTTTCCACGGACTTGCCACGCGGCATCTTTGCGCGAACCAACGCCGCCAAGCTCGGGCAGGTGGTGCTCAACCTGCTGGTGAACGGCTCCCAAGCCGTGGCCGAGCGCGGCTCCGAGGGTGAGGTTCGGCTGCGCGTGTACGAGAGCGAAAGCAGCGTGGTGATCGAGGTTTCCGACGACGGCCCCGGCGTTCCACCGGAGCATTTGGATCAGATCTTCACGCCGTTCTTCACCACCAAGGGCGTGGGCGGTGGCACGGGTCTCGGTCTGGCCATCTGTCACGCCATCGTGGAGTCTCTCGGAGGCACCATCGCTGCGGAGAACCGCGCCCCCCGTGGCGCGCGCTTTCGAGTGGAGCTTCCTGTCGAGGTCGACAGCGAGCGCGCCGCGCCCTCCGTCTCGGAGCGCTCGCCCGAACCCCTCTCTCGCCTATCCATCGCCATCATCGACGACGAAGCCGCCGTCGCCCGCGCCCTCGAGCGAACGCTGGAGCACGACCACAGCGTGAGCGTGCACCTGAACCCCAGCGAGGCCCTCGATGCCCTGAGCGCCGGCACCGTGCAGTTCGACCTCGTGCTGTGCGACGTACTGATGCCCGAGCTACGCGGCGACGAGCTCTACCGGCGGCTATGCGAGCGCCACGCGCACTACCAGAGCCGCTTCGTGTTCATGACCGGCGGAGCGCTGCCCCCGGAAGCCCAAGAGCTGGTGAGCAACAAGGCCATCACCCTGTTGCTCAAGCCGTTCGAGACGCAGGACCTGGTCGAGGCCATTGCCAAACAGCTCCGACGCGATCGCGCCGCCCGAAGCCGACAAGCGCCGCCCCGCGGCACGTGA
- a CDS encoding outer membrane protein transport protein gives MVVTKKTLAILAAATVTGATATASAGGLYFTDRGVRPLGRGGAFVAGADDAGSIAYNPAGLAFTGNQFLLDASWLQYSATYQRKAILRQVDPNTGKLTGQEWEQTYDSVDGTTPVLPIPTIVYADNFGQENFNFAIGMWAPYAAIVSFPETVRGQPAPQRYSIISLNGSALAIPGAYVSWHEPNSPIALGAGLEMLTGYFQTSVYFSACVPERFICAPEQPDYDSYARLRVGPIFAPSGTVGAILLPSDTVRIGASFHLPFWVNAHATQDVRLPSAAVFQNASVEGDSATVKFRLPWTARAGIELRPTEDIRMEAGVGYEAWSMHDTIHVESDEIALVNVAGFPQRYRIAPVDIQRGFQDSYSARVGGELGFPVSSYRLVGRAGVTYEKSAVPKEYLSAASIDLDKIVFAVGGSLHIGKWRFDGVVAHVLASSATVGVKEQRVEQVNPVVANPPANPNYINAGSYSASANVLGLGLAYQFDSPDEPPTRPSAAAPEKEPETRTQAPQAEKKAATPEGDEAFEKAFEEQEGDKKEKGKK, from the coding sequence ATCGTGGTGACGAAAAAGACGCTGGCCATCCTGGCCGCCGCGACAGTAACGGGTGCGACGGCCACCGCCAGCGCGGGTGGCCTGTACTTCACGGACCGCGGCGTGAGGCCGCTGGGGCGAGGCGGTGCCTTCGTCGCCGGCGCGGACGACGCCGGCAGCATCGCCTACAACCCGGCGGGGCTCGCCTTCACGGGCAACCAGTTCTTGCTGGACGCTTCCTGGCTGCAGTACTCCGCGACGTACCAGCGCAAGGCCATCCTCCGGCAGGTGGATCCCAACACCGGAAAGCTCACCGGGCAGGAGTGGGAGCAAACCTACGACTCCGTGGACGGCACCACGCCGGTGCTGCCGATCCCGACCATCGTGTACGCCGACAACTTCGGCCAGGAGAACTTCAACTTCGCGATCGGCATGTGGGCGCCCTACGCGGCCATCGTCAGCTTCCCGGAGACGGTGCGCGGCCAGCCCGCTCCCCAGCGCTACTCGATCATCTCGCTGAACGGCTCCGCCCTGGCGATCCCCGGCGCATACGTTTCCTGGCACGAGCCCAACTCTCCCATCGCCCTGGGCGCGGGCCTGGAAATGCTCACGGGTTACTTCCAGACCAGCGTGTACTTCAGCGCCTGCGTGCCGGAACGCTTCATCTGCGCTCCCGAGCAGCCGGACTACGACAGCTACGCACGGCTGCGCGTGGGCCCCATCTTTGCGCCCTCCGGAACCGTGGGGGCGATCCTGTTGCCGAGCGACACGGTGCGCATCGGTGCGTCCTTTCACCTGCCGTTCTGGGTGAACGCCCACGCCACCCAAGACGTGCGGCTGCCCAGCGCCGCGGTGTTCCAGAACGCGAGCGTGGAGGGCGATAGCGCGACGGTGAAGTTCCGGCTGCCGTGGACCGCTCGCGCCGGCATCGAGCTCCGCCCCACGGAAGACATCCGCATGGAAGCCGGCGTCGGCTACGAAGCGTGGAGCATGCACGACACGATCCACGTGGAGTCCGACGAGATCGCCCTGGTCAACGTCGCCGGGTTTCCGCAGCGCTATCGCATCGCTCCGGTCGACATCCAGCGCGGCTTCCAAGACAGCTACTCCGCGCGCGTGGGCGGCGAGCTCGGATTTCCCGTGAGCAGCTATCGCCTGGTGGGCCGCGCGGGCGTGACCTACGAGAAGAGCGCGGTGCCCAAGGAGTATCTCAGCGCCGCGAGCATCGACCTCGACAAGATCGTGTTCGCGGTGGGCGGCAGCTTGCATATCGGCAAGTGGCGCTTCGACGGCGTGGTGGCCCACGTGCTAGCCAGCAGCGCTACCGTGGGCGTGAAAGAGCAACGGGTGGAGCAGGTCAACCCCGTGGTCGCCAATCCGCCGGCGAACCCGAACTACATCAACGCCGGCAGCTACTCGGCCAGCGCGAACGTGCTCGGCCTGGGGCTGGCCTACCAGTTCGATTCCCCCGACGAGCCGCCCACGCGCCCTTCCGCCGCCGCCCCCGAGAAGGAGCCGGAGACGCGCACCCAGGCGCCGCAGGCGGAGAAAAAGGCCGCAACGCCGGAGGGCGACGAAGCGTTCGAGAAAGCCTTCGAAGAGCAAGAGGGCGACAAGAAAGAGAAGGGGAAGAAATGA